The proteins below are encoded in one region of Apium graveolens cultivar Ventura chromosome 4, ASM990537v1, whole genome shotgun sequence:
- the LOC141720481 gene encoding myosin-binding protein 7-like isoform X2, which yields MLANYMSMDSEQDTPLPLSISNVQCCACKCACSTMNRSNSGLGKFQEFEVEKAGFELPSLDVAKVELVDECVMLREMVTSQQQRIHELLAELEEERNASESSASEAMSMILRLQREKAQVQMEFRQYKRVVEEKIVHDGEEILVLEDLLYKREQVIESLTAEMETYKLRIMSYGLTEVEAGGALPDTPTYDYPSTDCSSYDDQFSYQVSNDVVEVEKHVFEEVLLSRGQFEDLEYQLKQLEESSTQSQPDVEIFGTKNVLKKVIVRHSPLYRHSRKNSTDSSSSIYASVKETADVAYDLGSSTKKECVHIHLEENSNMEKVDTALEIGNGVGDRVHSVEDINKLYRRLQALEADRESLRQALISVGTEKAQLTLLKEIAQRMCQDLSLAKSQPVRKTSVTGSFSIFSFFKWIVSFVFWRRKARQYNYMHAFCQVYVWNVCT from the exons ATGCTTGCTAATTACATGTCAATGGATTCTGAACAAGATACGCCTCTGCCTCTTTCGATCAGTAATGTCCAGTGCTGTGCTTGTAAATGTGCTTGTTCGACGATGAACCGGTCTAATTCAGGGCTTGGAAAGTTCCAGGAATTTGAGGTTGAGAAAGCAGGGTTTGAGCTACCAAGTCTTGATGTTGCCAAGGTTGAACTTGTGGACGAATGTGTTATGCTTCGTGAAATGGTTACGAGTCAACAACAGAGGATACATGAACTATTGGCTGAATTGGAAGAGGAGAGGAATGCATCAGAGTCTTCTGCCAGTGAGGCTATGTCCATGATTTTGAGGTTACAGAGAGAGAAGGCCCAAGTTCAGATGGAGTTTCGTCAGTATAAGCGTGTAGTAGAAGAGAAGATTGTGCATGATGGTGAAGAGATTTTAGTCTTGGAGGATTTGTTGTATAAGAGAGAGCAAGTTATTGAATCACTCACAGCTGAGATGGAGACTTATAAACTTAGGATTATGAGTTATGGTCTTACGGAAGTTGAGGCTGGGGGAGCCCTGCCCGATACTCCCACTTATGATTACCCTTCTACTGACTGCAGTAGTTATGATGATCAGTTCTCTTATCAAGTCAGCAATGATGTAGTTGAAGTGGAAAAGCATGTGTTTGAAGAGGTGCTACTGTCTCGAGGTCAATTTGAGGATTTGGAATATCAGTTGAAGCAATTGGAAGAAAGTTCTACACAAAGTCAGCCTGATGTGGAGATTTTTGGTACAAAGAATGTGCTTAAAAAGGTGATAGTCCGTCATTCTCCATTGTATAGGCATAGTAGAAAAAATTCTACCGATAGTTCAAGTTCAATTTATGCGTCAGTTAAAGAAACTGCAGATGTTGCTTATGATCTTGGCAGCTCTACAAAGAAGGAATGTGTACATATACATCTAGAGGAAAATTCTAATATGGAAAAGGTTGATACTGCATTGGAAATTGGAAACGGAGTTGGCGATAGAGTACATTCTGTTGAGGATATTAACAAGTTGTATAGGAGGCTTCAGGCACTTGAGGCCGACAGAGAATCTTTGCGGCAGGCACTGATATCTGTTGGTACTGAGAAGGCCCAATTGACATTATTGAAAGAAATAGCTCAACGAATGTGTCAAGATCTTTCACTTGCAAAATCACAGCCCGTGAGAAAGACATCTGTTACTGGGagcttctcaatcttctcatTCTTCAAG TGGATCGTGTCATTTGTTTTCTGGAGAAGGAAAGCACGTCAATACAA TTATATGCATGCCTTCTGTCAGGTATATGTTTGGAATGTCTGCACATAA
- the LOC141716982 gene encoding annexin D8-like — MSPQNYEALCAEIHETTHFVVDLASRTQLECRKIREKYKEMYGEDLVQGLENRTRSQRNESRISGETCAGLCMLVLIPHERDAITAKDALDQQSGVNYKALLEVFVGRKSSHILLIQQAYQKKFKRQLDHDIISIEPSHPYQRILMALAASHKSHHAEVSQHIAKCDAQRLYQTGEGRLGALDEAVVLEILSKRSIAQFNLTFSSYKKIYGHDYTKSLKSENHGGFEDAFKEVVSHICNPPKYYAKALYASTQGTSMDRGALARVMVTRAEIDMDHILVIFEKKYGMKLKDAITETTLPEDYKEFLIALANKTDTTCCK; from the exons ATGTCACCTCAAAATTATGAAGCTCTTTGTGCAGAGATTCATGAAACAACCCATTTTGTTGTGGATTTAGCTAGTCGAACGCAACTCGAATGTCGAAAAATCAGAGAAAAATACAAGGAAATGTATGGTGAGGATTTGGTTCAGGGTCTTGAAAACAGAACAAGAAGCCAAAGAAATGAGAGTAGGATTTCAGGTGAGACTTGTGCAGGTTTGTGTATGTTGGTACTAATTCCACATGAGAGGGATGCTATCACTGCTAAAGATGCACTTGATCAACAAAGTGGGGTCAACTACAAGGCTTTGCTTGAAGTTTTTGTTGGTAGAAAGTCTAGTCATATTCTTCTAATTCAACAAGCTTACCAGAAAAAGTTCAAGAGGCAGTTGGACCATGATATTATCAGTATTGAACCTTCTCATCCCTACCAAAGG ATATTGATGGCATTGGCTGCATCACACAAATCTCACCATGCTGAAGTAAGTCAACACATTGCAAAGTGTGATGCTCAAAGACTCTACCAAACAGGGGAGGGAAGACTAGGAGCTCTGGATGAAGCTGTTGTACTAGAGATACTTAGCAAAAGAAGTATTGCTCAATTCAACCTTACATTTTCTAGCTATAAGAAAATCTATGGGCATGACTATACAAAG TCACTCAAGAGTGAAAACCATGGAGGATTTGAGGATGCATTCAAAGAAGTAGTAAGCCATATATGTAATCCACCTAAATACTATGCCAAG GCATTGTATGCAAGCACACAAGGCACAAGTATGGATAGAGGGGCATTGGCTAGAGTTATGGTTACCAGGGCTGAGATTGACATGGATCACATTCTGGTTATTTTCGAAAAGAAATATGGGATGAAACTGAAGGATGCCATAACAGAGACCACTCTACCagaagattataaagagtttctAATTGCACTAGCCAACAAGACAGACACTACTTGTTGCAAATGA
- the LOC141716983 gene encoding uncharacterized protein LOC141716983, with product MDSKLAATYEEFEPLCKWQREEGRDTLVLHLQEFKKEKLKVQISNQRVLKISGERPLSASKRSRFYKEVKVGKECNANEIRAKFVNGLLYVVMPKIIASVPGKEEAPLVPQQVETNKQPDSETIQDVKATKVHEPAEENTPSPQQESYVPTPSYSNMGTKIALVITLASAIGVYIYYRYKTIHDGEIDDAFCKVFNICKA from the exons ATGGATTCCAAGCTTGCAGCTACTTATGAGGAATTTGAACCACTTTGCAAATGGCAACGCGAGGAAGGCCGTGACACTCTCGTGCTCCATCTCCAAG AATTCAAAAAGGAAAAGCTCAAAGTACAAATTAGCAATCAAAGAGTGCTAAAAATATCAGGAGAACGGCCTCTCAGTGCATCGAAACGGAGTCGATTTTACAAGGAAGTCAAGGTGGGAAAGGAGTGCAATGCAAATGAAATTCGTGCCAAGTTTGTGAATGGGCTACTTTATGTTGTAATGCCCAAGATTATAGCTTCAGTTCCAGGAAAAGAAGAAGCTCCCTTAGTCCCCCAACAAGTCGAGACTAATAAACAACCCGATAGTGAAACTATCCAGGATGTTAAGGCAACTAAAGTACATGAACCTGCTGAAGAAAACACACCGTCACCTCAACAAGAAAGTTATGTTCCAACACCAAGTTATTCAAATATGGGAACAAAAATTGCACTGGTGATAACTTTGGCTTCTGCGATAGGGGTTTATATATATTACAGATACAAGACTATACATGATGGAGAGATTGATGATGCATTTTGTAAGGTGTTCAATATATGTAAAGCTTGA
- the LOC141720481 gene encoding myosin-binding protein 7-like isoform X1 codes for MLANYMSMDSEQDTPLPLSISNVQCCACKCACSTMNRSNSGLGKFQEFEVEKAGFELPSLDVAKVELVDECVMLREMVTSQQQRIHELLAELEEERNASESSASEAMSMILRLQREKAQVQMEFRQYKRVVEEKIVHDGEEILVLEDLLYKREQVIESLTAEMETYKLRIMSYGLTEVEAGGALPDTPTYDYPSTDCSSYDDQFSYQVSNDVVEVEKHVFEEVLLSRGQFEDLEYQLKQLEESSTQSQPDVEIFGTKNVLKKVIVRHSPLYRHSRKNSTDSSSSIYASVKETADVAYDLGSSTKKECVHIHLEENSNMEKVDTALEIGNGVGDRVHSVEDINKLYRRLQALEADRESLRQALISVGTEKAQLTLLKEIAQRMCQDLSLAKSQPVRKTSVTGSFSIFSFFKWIVSFVFWRRKARQYKYMFGMSAHNIGLLALFEKGTGVR; via the exons ATGCTTGCTAATTACATGTCAATGGATTCTGAACAAGATACGCCTCTGCCTCTTTCGATCAGTAATGTCCAGTGCTGTGCTTGTAAATGTGCTTGTTCGACGATGAACCGGTCTAATTCAGGGCTTGGAAAGTTCCAGGAATTTGAGGTTGAGAAAGCAGGGTTTGAGCTACCAAGTCTTGATGTTGCCAAGGTTGAACTTGTGGACGAATGTGTTATGCTTCGTGAAATGGTTACGAGTCAACAACAGAGGATACATGAACTATTGGCTGAATTGGAAGAGGAGAGGAATGCATCAGAGTCTTCTGCCAGTGAGGCTATGTCCATGATTTTGAGGTTACAGAGAGAGAAGGCCCAAGTTCAGATGGAGTTTCGTCAGTATAAGCGTGTAGTAGAAGAGAAGATTGTGCATGATGGTGAAGAGATTTTAGTCTTGGAGGATTTGTTGTATAAGAGAGAGCAAGTTATTGAATCACTCACAGCTGAGATGGAGACTTATAAACTTAGGATTATGAGTTATGGTCTTACGGAAGTTGAGGCTGGGGGAGCCCTGCCCGATACTCCCACTTATGATTACCCTTCTACTGACTGCAGTAGTTATGATGATCAGTTCTCTTATCAAGTCAGCAATGATGTAGTTGAAGTGGAAAAGCATGTGTTTGAAGAGGTGCTACTGTCTCGAGGTCAATTTGAGGATTTGGAATATCAGTTGAAGCAATTGGAAGAAAGTTCTACACAAAGTCAGCCTGATGTGGAGATTTTTGGTACAAAGAATGTGCTTAAAAAGGTGATAGTCCGTCATTCTCCATTGTATAGGCATAGTAGAAAAAATTCTACCGATAGTTCAAGTTCAATTTATGCGTCAGTTAAAGAAACTGCAGATGTTGCTTATGATCTTGGCAGCTCTACAAAGAAGGAATGTGTACATATACATCTAGAGGAAAATTCTAATATGGAAAAGGTTGATACTGCATTGGAAATTGGAAACGGAGTTGGCGATAGAGTACATTCTGTTGAGGATATTAACAAGTTGTATAGGAGGCTTCAGGCACTTGAGGCCGACAGAGAATCTTTGCGGCAGGCACTGATATCTGTTGGTACTGAGAAGGCCCAATTGACATTATTGAAAGAAATAGCTCAACGAATGTGTCAAGATCTTTCACTTGCAAAATCACAGCCCGTGAGAAAGACATCTGTTACTGGGagcttctcaatcttctcatTCTTCAAG TGGATCGTGTCATTTGTTTTCTGGAGAAGGAAAGCACGTCAATACAA GTATATGTTTGGAATGTCTGCACATAATATTGGACTGCTAGCCCTTTTTGAGAAGGGAACTGGGGTAAGGTGA